Below is a window of Mucilaginibacter sp. PAMC 26640 DNA.
CGCTTTAACGGCTGGCAGCATATTTTCGGCGTTGCCTGTATTTATAATCCATATTATATTGTGTTTTGTGCTGGCTATTGCGCTAAGAAAAGGGATCTGGGCTTTGAGCGGTCTACTGATCCTGGTGATCGGGTTCTCAACTTGCGTGGTTGGTGTAATGTCAAGCTGAACGATGGAAGAGGCTAAAAAAACCAATGCCAACCCAAAAATGGTTATTGTGGGATTGAATATTTTGATCCTGTTAATGTATACTATTTACTTTAGGTTTATCGCTCCTGCTGAATTGAACATATTGGCTGATGCAGTTGCCATAGCATTTCATATAACTGCCTGTTTAGTATTAGCTATATTCATTTATCGTCGAGAATTTTTACTGAGTGCCGGTCTCGTTTTAATAATTGGGTTTTCCACTTGTATGATGGCTTATACGCTCTAAACCAGTAACTCCGCCAGCACTCCTTCTTTTAAAGAATACGTACAAAGCGTTACTTCTGTTAAGCCCAGTTTTTGCATAATGTAAATGGTGATCAAACTGGCTACCACAATCATATCTACCCGTACGGGGATAATCCCTTTAATGGTGGCGCGTTTATGATGGTTGGATTTTACCAGCCGCTCTATCAGATCAAGCAGGTCGTCGGTATCAAATTCGTACACTTTTGTTTGGAGCAGGTCGAACTTTTTGCCATTCTCTAATGCTATCACCTCTGCAAAGCTTTCAAATGCGCCCGATGAGCCAATCAGCAGGGTAGGGCGGTACTTTATTGCGGCTTTGAACAGTTCGATCAGTTGTGTGTTCAAATAGGCGGTAAGCTCTTTAATGGCGGTTAGCGGTATCGGGTCGGTCTTATGGAACATCGCCATTAATCGGGCAGCCCCAATTTCAAAGCTTTGTTTCCAGTGGATCTCGTCGGCATTGCCAATAATAAATTCTACGCTGCCACCGCCTATATCCATGATAAGCGCATGCTCATCCGTTAAACAACCGGCAGCATCAATTCCTTTATAAATAAATGCAGCTTCCTTATCGCCGTTGATGATCTCAATCCGGATGCCGGTTCTGTCTTCCACGGCTTCGATAAATTCGTTACTGTTCGCTGCACTGCGCAGGGCCGATGTTGCTATGGCGCTTACATCAGTCGCCCGGTGTTCTGCTATCAATCGCTGATATTCGGTCATACATTCCAGGCCGCGCTCAAATGCCGCCGGCTGGATGATACCCTTATTGATACCGCCCTCGCCAATTTTCACAGGCTCGGTTCTGCGGCAAAGTACATGAAAATCTTCCGGCGTGCCTTCGGCAATCAGCAGGTGAAAAGTATTGGTGCCGAGGTCTATAACGGCTATGCGTTTTTTACCGGCGGTTGTATTTTCGTTCTTGGGCATCTGCCCCAAAAGTAAAAAATCCCGGTAAAAGTTTCCTTCTACGCGGGATGTTTAATTATGATAGTTAAGGTGGTTGAAATAGTATAGTTTTCCAGGCCAGATATTACTCTTTATAAAAAAACCATTTGGCTAACTCTTTAAAGCTGGCTTTTTTACCGTACATCAAAATGCCTACCCGATAAATGCGCGATGCCACGTAGGTGGTGAATATAAATCCGCAAATCATGGATAGCATAGACAATGCAAGTTGCCAGTCGGGAACGCCGCCAAAAGGCACGCGAATCATCATTGCGATAGGGGCAGTAAATGGTATCATGGATAACCAAATAGCCAGTGGGCTGTCGGGCGCTCGGAATAAAACGGTAACAGAAAGCAGGTAGGTAAATAACAACGGGAGGGTAATGGGAAACATAAATTGTTGTGTCTCTGTTTCGCTATCCACGGCAGAGCCTACTGCCGCAAATAGTGCACTATACAAAAGGTAACCAGTTATGAAGTAAAATATAAAGCAAAATAAGATATAACCGAATGGTAGGTTTTGCAATGTTAATAGAAACTGCCCCAGACCACCTCCTGCATTATTACCTCCAATTTTAGTAGCAAGGATGGATAGTACGATCCAGGCGGTAAATTGCGTTAAGCCCACCAAACCAACACCAATGATTTTACCCAGCATTAGTTGAAATGGCTTTACCGAAGAAATAATCACTTCGATAATGCGGCTTGTTTTTTCCTCAATGACGCCGCGCATTACTTGAGCACCATAGATAAACAGCGACAGGTAAATGAGTACCGCACATGCTACACCTACAGCCATACTGGTGCCTACATCCGCATCCTTAGTACCCGAATCGGTAACTTCTAATGCGCTTACAGTTACCCTGTTCTTTTTAGCTTTATTTAATACAGCAGTGTCAATGTGGTTAGCCAGCATAGTATTGTTTGAGGCAATCTCGTTCATTTGGCTTTCTATCTCTCCTGTCAGTACTAATGAGGGTTTCTTTTTGGAAAGGAACTGAACCGGATTTTCTGTGTAATCTTTCGGGATAAGGAGAATAGAAAGTTCCTCGCTCTCGTTCAAACTCTTTTTGGCTTGTGCTAAGGGCTGACTAATTGGTTTAAAATGAATGTTTTTTACGTCTTTAAATTTTCCGGCAAATGAATGGCTGTTGTCTATTACCTGGATGGTTTGTTGTTTATTCAATTGATCGGTGTCCTGAGCAACATAGGCAATGAGTTTGGTCATGCCGGCTATCAATAGCGGCACGGCCAACATCATCACAATAAAAGCCTTTTTACGTACCCTGGTAATGTACTCGCGCTGTATAATAAGTAATACTTTATTCATGGCTTAACCTTTTTGGTTTACTTTTTCAATGAAGATCTCGTTCATGCTCGGAATCACTTCCTGCAGCATATTGATGCGGGTTTTTGGCAGCAGGTACTGCAATACATCATTGGCCGACGAATTAGTCAGTTTGATTTTGATGGTATAACTGTCATCATCCCCGGCTATATCATTGATGATGTCAAAAGGCTGCG
It encodes the following:
- a CDS encoding ABC transporter permease, with the protein product MTKLIAYVAQDTDQLNKQQTIQVIDNSHSFAGKFKDVKNIHFKPISQPLAQAKKSLNESEELSILLIPKDYTENPVQFLSKKKPSLVLTGEIESQMNEIASNNTMLANHIDTAVLNKAKKNRVTVSALEVTDSGTKDADVGTSMAVGVACAVLIYLSLFIYGAQVMRGVIEEKTSRIIEVIISSVKPFQLMLGKIIGVGLVGLTQFTAWIVLSILATKIGGNNAGGGLGQFLLTLQNLPFGYILFCFIFYFITGYLLYSALFAAVGSAVDSETETQQFMFPITLPLLFTYLLSVTVLFRAPDSPLAIWLSMIPFTAPIAMMIRVPFGGVPDWQLALSMLSMICGFIFTTYVASRIYRVGILMYGKKASFKELAKWFFYKE